The sequence TAGCTTGAGGGGCCATATTAGTCACCGAAGTCGTCGCCGAAGTAGATAAACCTTCAGGGTCTGTAACCGTGAGTGAGAAACCATAAACCACATCGGCGTCGGTAGCATTTAAACTGAAACTAGTTTGAGCCATATCGGCATTGACTAAGGTCACTGCCGGGCCTGATGTTTGACTCCAAACATAAGTGAGCGCTAACCCTTCAGGATCTCGTGACAATCCGCCATCGAGTACTATGTCACTGGGGCCAGTGACACTTTGTGTACTCCCCGCATTGGCGATAGGCGCCTTGTTAGCCGGAGGCGTAGTGCCTTCTCCATGCCCGAGTCCTTCGTGCATGGCATTAAGGATGTCACCATTATCTGAATCTATCTCCCAGGCAAACAAGCCACCTAGCTGATTAGCCGTAACATACTGGCCTTTAGCCTTCACCGAGCGAGCATCATCGAAGGTGATCAAGTCACCGGTAGATGGCTTAAATACATAGGGAGCCTCGGCAACCTCATCATAGTGATATTGCCATTCACCAGCCATATACTCATTCACAATTTGACGGTAGTCGACCACGCCATCTTCCCAAGTACCTTTAACCTTGCCCGTTGCCGTTCCCGTGAAAGGATTGCCATCTTGATAACCTGTTACACCAGTCCAGCCTCGACCATACATGGCTGCACCGACGACTATCTTCTCAGGAGTCACACCTTGGGCAAGTAGCGCATTCACGCCGATTTGAGTGGTATTTTTGGTATCCGGTTTCCAACTCGCAGCATAAAGCGCCGCTTGATGGTTAAGATCTGTATTTGACCATCCGCCGTAAAAGTCATAACTCATCAGGAAGATGTTATCCATGTACTGCTGAGCTTCCTGATAATCCACCAGGGCAATCTTCTCTGCGCCAGCACTGATAGCTGATGTTAGTTCATAAGTTCTGCCAGTTTCTGCGCTCAGTTCATCTAGCATAGCCCTAAGCTCTTTCATCAAGAGCACATAGGTTTGGCCATCGGTCGCGGGATCGCCAAGATTTGGGTTCGCGCCGTTACCACCAGGAAATTCCCAGTCGATATCCACACCATCGAAAAACTTCCAGGTCTGTAAAAACTCTTTCACCGAAGCCACGAAACGGTCACGCTTAACTTTATCGCCTAGGAAATAGAAAGGATCTGACAGTGTCCAGCCACCCACAGAGGGTAATATTTTAAGATCGGGCTGAGCTTGTTTCAGCGCCATCAACTGACCGAAATTGCCCTTATAGGGATCTGAAAATTCACTAACACCCGCTTGTGGCATCTGCACTGCTGCCCATGGATCATGTATTGCCACCTTAAAGTCTTCGCGGCCACTACAAGCACGTTGCAAAGCCTGGAAGCTGCCTTCTATTTCCTTCAAACTGTCATTGATACCATCGCCACCACAGATGGGGGTGAAGCCATATAAAATATGGGTAAGGTTTT is a genomic window of Shewanella psychrophila containing:
- a CDS encoding glycosyl hydrolase family 18 protein gives rise to the protein MFNTKISSAALVVASVLASSAYASVPGKPTIGWGETNFSIIEVDQAATAYNQLVTVKDAAEVSVSWNLWSGELGETAKVLFDGVEVWSGTSTASGAATFSVNQGGRYQMQIQLCNAEGCTLSDAKEIIVADTDGSHLLPLETQLGENNKPYANKSGKVVGSYFVEWGVYGRKFPVDKVPAQNLTHILYGFTPICGGDGINDSLKEIEGSFQALQRACSGREDFKVAIHDPWAAVQMPQAGVSEFSDPYKGNFGQLMALKQAQPDLKILPSVGGWTLSDPFYFLGDKVKRDRFVASVKEFLQTWKFFDGVDIDWEFPGGNGANPNLGDPATDGQTYVLLMKELRAMLDELSAETGRTYELTSAISAGAEKIALVDYQEAQQYMDNIFLMSYDFYGGWSNTDLNHQAALYAASWKPDTKNTTQIGVNALLAQGVTPEKIVVGAAMYGRGWTGVTGYQDGNPFTGTATGKVKGTWEDGVVDYRQIVNEYMAGEWQYHYDEVAEAPYVFKPSTGDLITFDDARSVKAKGQYVTANQLGGLFAWEIDSDNGDILNAMHEGLGHGEGTTPPANKAPIANAGSTQSVTGPSDIVLDGGLSRDPEGLALTYVWSQTSGPAVTLVNADMAQTSFSLNATDADVVYGFSLTVTDPEGLSTSATTSVTNMAPQANRAPEVSLNAAVSVDSAKQVSVGATASDADGDSLTYSWTVPAGLTATGQSSNTLAVTAPAVTEDTVYTLSVLVSDGALDASAQTVLTVKAPTTGGCDSSDPDAGNHPSWKTAIIYNGGDTVSHSCLVWKAKYWTQGNEPTVTAGQWALQSNVEMGWNAGVAYNGGEQTTHNGHTWQAKWWTKGEEPGVADVWDDLGVTTN